The following coding sequences lie in one Helicobacter sp. MIT 21-1697 genomic window:
- the typA gene encoding translational GTPase TypA: MQNIRNIAVIAHVDHGKTTLVDGLLTQSGTFGEREQIDERVMDSNDLERERGITILSKNTAINYKGTKINIIDTPGHADFGGEVERVLKMVDGVLLLVDAQEGVMPQTKFVVKKALGFGIRPIVVVNKIDKPAAEPHRVIDEVFDLFVAMGASDEQLDFPVIYAAARDGYAIKELEDEKKNLEPLFEAILEYVPLPSGAKENPLQMQVFTLDYDNYVGKIGIARVFNGCIKKGENVMLAKSDGEKETGRISKLIGFMGLARTEIESAQAGDIVAIAGFNAVDVGDSIVCPSNPMPLDPMHLEEPTMSVYFAVNDSPLAGLEGKHVTANKIKDRLLKEMQTNIAMRCEEMGEGKFKVSGRGELQITILAENLRREGFEFSISRPEVIIKEENGVKCEPFEHLVIDTPQDCSGSIIEKLGKRKAEMKAMNPMGDGYTRLEFEIPARGLIGYRSEFLTDTKGEGIMNHSFLEFRPFSGSVESRKNGALVSMENGEATGFSLFNIQERGVLFVTPQTKVYVGMVIGEHSRDNDLDVNPIKAKHLTNMRSSGADEAIKLVPPRDLTLERALEWIEDDEILEVTPQTIRIRKKILEPNMRKRAKAK; this comes from the coding sequence ATGCAAAATATACGGAATATCGCAGTTATAGCGCACGTTGATCACGGCAAAACGACTTTAGTAGATGGGCTACTCACTCAATCTGGCACTTTTGGGGAGAGGGAACAAATTGATGAACGCGTTATGGATTCTAATGATTTAGAAAGAGAGCGAGGCATTACGATTCTTTCAAAAAATACTGCTATCAATTACAAAGGCACAAAAATAAATATCATTGACACGCCCGGACACGCAGATTTTGGTGGAGAGGTAGAGCGGGTGCTTAAAATGGTTGATGGCGTGCTCCTGCTTGTAGATGCACAAGAAGGTGTTATGCCTCAAACAAAATTTGTTGTGAAAAAAGCACTTGGTTTTGGAATCCGCCCCATTGTGGTAGTGAATAAAATTGATAAACCTGCCGCCGAACCTCATAGGGTGATTGATGAAGTGTTTGATTTGTTTGTAGCAATGGGTGCGAGCGATGAACAGCTAGATTTTCCTGTGATTTATGCTGCTGCGCGAGATGGTTATGCAATTAAAGAATTAGAAGATGAAAAGAAAAACCTTGAACCTCTTTTTGAGGCAATTTTAGAATATGTGCCATTGCCAAGCGGTGCAAAAGAGAATCCTTTGCAAATGCAAGTATTCACACTTGATTATGATAACTATGTGGGAAAAATTGGCATTGCTCGTGTATTTAATGGTTGCATAAAAAAGGGTGAGAATGTAATGCTCGCTAAAAGCGATGGTGAGAAAGAAACCGGACGCATAAGTAAGCTCATTGGATTTATGGGATTGGCACGCACAGAGATAGAATCTGCCCAAGCAGGAGATATTGTTGCTATTGCTGGTTTTAATGCAGTTGATGTTGGAGATTCTATCGTATGTCCTAGCAATCCTATGCCACTTGATCCTATGCACCTTGAAGAGCCCACAATGAGTGTGTATTTTGCAGTTAATGATAGTCCTTTAGCGGGGTTAGAGGGCAAACACGTAACAGCAAATAAAATTAAAGATAGGCTCTTAAAAGAAATGCAAACTAACATTGCTATGCGCTGTGAGGAAATGGGTGAGGGAAAATTCAAGGTGAGTGGGCGAGGAGAGTTGCAAATCACCATTTTGGCAGAGAATCTACGCCGCGAGGGCTTTGAGTTTAGTATTTCGCGTCCTGAAGTGATTATCAAAGAAGAAAATGGAGTGAAATGCGAACCTTTTGAGCATTTAGTCATTGATACGCCACAAGATTGTAGTGGAAGTATTATTGAAAAACTTGGCAAACGCAAAGCTGAAATGAAAGCTATGAATCCTATGGGCGATGGCTATACAAGATTAGAGTTTGAGATTCCAGCGCGTGGGCTTATTGGTTATCGTAGTGAGTTTTTGACAGATACAAAGGGTGAGGGGATTATGAATCATAGTTTTTTAGAATTTCGTCCCTTTAGCGGTAGTGTAGAATCTCGTAAAAATGGCGCACTTGTGAGTATGGAAAATGGAGAAGCAACAGGTTTTTCACTTTTTAATATCCAAGAGCGCGGAGTGCTTTTTGTAACGCCGCAAACTAAAGTATATGTAGGAATGGTTATTGGTGAGCATAGTAGGGATAATGATTTAGATGTCAATCCCATTAAGGCAAAACATTTAACAAATATGCGCAGTAGTGGGGCTGATGAAGCGATTAAGCTTGTGCCACCAAGAGATTTAACACTAGAGAGAGCATTAGAATGGATAGAAGATGATGAAATACTTGAAGTAACGCCGCAAACTATTAGAATCCGCAAAAAGATTCTAGAGCCAAATATGCGCAAAAGAGCAAAAGCGAAATAA
- a CDS encoding adenylate kinase — MKKMFLIIGAPGSGKTTDAQIIARDNADSIVHYSTGDLLREEVASGSEYGKTIDSFISKGNLVPLDIVVGTIINAIANAPKDIIIIDGYPRSVEQMEALDEKLKAQNQVQLVSVIEVEVSESVARERVLGRARGADDNVEVFNNRMQVYLSPLKDIETFYSKQGVLHKINGERMIEEIVSEMESFIKGKM; from the coding sequence ATGAAAAAAATGTTTTTAATCATTGGTGCGCCCGGTTCGGGAAAGACCACAGATGCACAGATTATTGCAAGAGATAATGCAGATTCTATCGTGCATTATTCTACGGGAGATTTATTACGCGAAGAAGTCGCAAGCGGGAGTGAATATGGCAAAACTATTGATAGTTTTATCAGCAAAGGCAATCTTGTTCCGCTTGATATTGTAGTTGGCACGATTATTAATGCCATAGCAAATGCGCCCAAAGATATTATCATCATTGATGGCTATCCTCGCAGTGTAGAGCAAATGGAAGCTCTTGATGAGAAGCTTAAGGCACAAAATCAGGTGCAATTAGTGAGTGTAATAGAAGTTGAAGTAAGCGAATCTGTCGCAAGAGAGAGGGTGTTAGGACGAGCAAGAGGTGCAGATGATAATGTAGAGGTATTTAATAATCGTATGCAAGTATATCTTAGCCCACTTAAGGATATTGAGACATTTTATAGTAAGCAGGGAGTGCTTCATAAAATTAATGGTGAGCGTATGATTGAGGAAATTGTAAGTGAAATGGAAAGCTTTATTAAAGGAAAAATGTAA
- a CDS encoding NAD(P)H-dependent oxidoreductase: MNPFLESIYFRHSCKLFDENKKIPKEIFEEILEVGRLAPSSFGMEPTRLLVLRSDEAKKALRPLCWDQPQITSASEVVVFKSLQSDLVPPSEYTKANTFRRKMDLSGYETFCNRLGNYLVARGFTDEKIAYWSALQAYIMATYMVSYASYLKIDTCYIEGFEKRKVEELYGLDSFKEQVSLIVCFGYRGKAQQPRYRITLDELVEYK, translated from the coding sequence ATGAATCCTTTTTTAGAATCAATTTATTTCCGTCATTCTTGCAAGCTTTTTGATGAGAATAAAAAAATCCCAAAAGAAATCTTTGAGGAAATTTTAGAAGTAGGGCGACTTGCTCCTAGTTCATTTGGTATGGAGCCTACAAGGCTGTTAGTTTTGCGCAGCGATGAAGCAAAAAAAGCATTGCGTCCGCTATGTTGGGACCAACCACAAATTACAAGTGCAAGTGAAGTAGTAGTGTTTAAAAGCTTGCAAAGCGATTTAGTGCCACCAAGTGAATATACTAAAGCTAATACTTTTAGACGCAAAATGGATTTAAGTGGATATGAGACTTTTTGCAATCGGTTAGGGAACTATCTTGTAGCGCGTGGATTTACTGATGAGAAAATTGCATATTGGAGTGCTTTGCAAGCCTATATTATGGCAACTTATATGGTGAGTTATGCAAGTTATCTTAAAATTGATACTTGCTATATTGAGGGCTTTGAGAAACGCAAAGTAGAGGAGCTTTATGGATTAGATTCTTTCAAAGAGCAAGTGAGTTTGATTGTATGTTTTGGTTATCGTGGCAAAGCACAGCAGCCGCGTTATAGAATCACACTTGATGAATTGGTTGAATACAAATAA